Genomic DNA from Bacteroidales bacterium:
TTATCAAACAACGCTTTACCAATAAGGATAGTAGTCTGGTTAATAAGAGAATAGAACGCCGTCATCTCTCCTATCAATATTTCTACATGAATTCAGAAAACTCCGACCTTTATAAAGGATCTGTTATTCGTATAGTTTCTGATCGAACGGATGAGATTAGGGATGAGTATTTCAGGCTTTTAAGCTATGTGTTAATTTTCATCGTAGTACTAGTACTCATTATATCACTCATATATCGCAAAACTCGAAATATTACAAACCCTATAAGAAAACTTGTTACCAATGTAAATCGAATTGCTGATGGTAATTTGAGTGAAAGAGCGGAGGTTGATGGGAATAATGAGATTACTACTTTATCGCAAAAATTCAATGTTATGATTGAGCAGCTCGAAGAACTTTATACCGATTTGGATAAGAAAGTTAAAGAGCGTACGGCTCAGGTAGTTGCTCAGAAAGAGGAGATTGAAACTCAAAGAGACGAAATTGAAAAACATCGGGATCAACTTGCTGAACAGCAAAAGCATATCATGGATAGTATTAATTATGCAAGGCGTTTGCAGTATGCTATTCTCCCAACAGATGAGTATATTAAGGAGTTATTCCCTGAATACTTCATTGTATTTCACCCAAAGGATATTGTTAGCGGTGATATTTACTGGTTTAATCAGCTAAATGGAAAAAGATATTTCTCCGCTATAGATTGTACTGGACATGGAGTGCCAGGAGCTTTAGTGTCGATGGTTGGGCACAATTGGCTTGATTATGCAGTAAAAGATCTTAAACTTGAACGACCTATTGATATACTCGAATCATTAAACGTTGGAGTAACTGCTACATTTAAGGAGAAGGACGAAGATGGTGCTGTAAAGGATGGGATGGATATCGCATTATGTTGTGTTGATTACAAAACGATGAAACTTCAATTCGCAGGAGCTTACAACCCAGCAATTATTGTAAGAAATAATGAACTAATCCAACTTAAGGGAGACAAATGCCCCATTGGAGCATTCTCAAGAAGAGCTGCAACAGGGTATACTCATCAAGAAATTGATATTCAAACAGGCGATATGGTTTACGTTTTTTCTGATGGTTATGCCGACCAGTTTGGTGGGGATGATGGTCGAAAATTTTTGATGGCAAACTTCAAAAAACTTCTTATTGAAGTCAGCACGCTTCCTGTTGACCAGCAGAAGGATAAACTAGAACAAACCTTCTTCGATTGGATGAAATATGAAAGTCAACTTGATGATATTCTTGTTGTAGGCGTAAAAATTTAGGAATATGAGATAGCCATAAATAATAAATTTCATTATAAACAAGGTTGTTCATGGCTTTTTATGATATTTTAAAAACAATATAACAGACATGAATAAAACGATTAGCTTAGATTTCCGTTTTAGGAAGAGTAACAAGGACACAGCTATTTTTACGGAAAAATTTTTGCAAGATTTAGGTAAATGCCTAAACCGTTTTAAGATGGATGCTGCATTGTTAGAGAAAATTTCTTTAACAACTGATAGTTTTGTTTTAATTTTCTTATCGGAGCAAGATTTTGAGGACAAACAATTTATTAATGAAATTGCAACCTTAGCCGACTCTCCAAACACTTTATTAATTAATATCAACCCACTAAAAACAATAGAAAAGGGATTCCCTTTACATAAATATAAGCTATTCAGATTTTGGGAAGAGATAAAAGAAACGGGCGAGGTTAGATTATTCAGAAGAAATTCCTCTGAAAATAATGTTTTATACTGGGAAAAAATTACAGATATTACCATTTCCATAACTGAGAAATATTTTACTAGCAAAGAATTAAAGAAAGGAAAGATATTTCTTGCTCAATCAGACAATTCACAAGCATCGGATCGCGATAATCTCTCAAGAGATTTAACCGAAATGGGATATGAGGTTCTTCCTGATCGCCTGTTAAGTCAAGATTTTAATGAGTGTACTGAACAGGTAAAGCAATATTTAAGAGGATGCTGTTTAATCATACACCCTATTCCTCTTGTATACTCAAAGTATTTTAGCGATAAGCAGATTTCTCTTATTGAGCATCAATGTATTCTTACATCCCAATTTATTACAACGGATAAGCATCTCAATATTAAAAGGATTATCTGGATCCCTTCAGATTTTGAAATTTCTGATGAGGAAAATCAAATCTTTGTTGAAAAAATTCAAAGAGATCTGGATCAATCGAATAATACAATGGTTCTAAAGGTAACATTGGAAGAACTTAAAAAAATCTATCGGAAAATCTTATCAGGAGAAGAAGTATCAATAGCAGAGAATAATCTACCAGACATCTATGTTGTGGCGGATAATGATGATAAGAAAATAAACGAGAAACTGGTTTTCCCAGAAGGTGATTCTGGGATGGCAGTGAAAACAAATTATAAAGGGATTACATACAACCAACATCTAAAATATTTAGCAAACTCTCAGGTTGTAGTTATAAACTATACCAGTGAAAATGAACCTTGGTTTACGATGAAAGTGAATGATATTTTTAAATCAAAAGGTATGAATTCATCTAAGCCTTTTAAAAAGCTTATTCTTGTTAAGGAGAACAAGGATTTAAACACATCGGCTTTTGAAAGCCGTTTTTCCGAAATACATGTTTGCTCTTTAGAGGATTTGAAATTGAATTTAGCAGTAAAAAACAACTAATAATTTACTCTTATGGTTACATTAACCGAACAGGGAGCAGTAACAACTAAACTGATTAATCCATTCCCTGGGTTAAGACCCTTTCATACCAATGAGGCTCACCTATTTTTTGGGAGGGAAGGTCAAAGCGAAGAGGTTCTATCTAATTTATCTCGAAATAAATTTGCTGCTATTCTTGGCGCATCAGGAACAGGAAAATCCTCATTAATATATTGTGGGTTGTTACCAATCCTATATGGTGGTTTCCTTCATAATGGCCGATCAAAGTGGAAAGTGATTATTACTCGTCCAGGTTCAAGCCCTGTGGACAATCTATCACAAGCAATTGCCGAAACCTTTAGCGGTTCCGATGATGAGGAAAAAATCGAAACCGATACCCTAATCAATCGTGCTCTACTTAAACGATCATCATCGGGTATTATTAATGTTATCAACCAGTATGGGGTTAACCCTCAGGAAAACGTACTGCTACTAATTGACCAGTTCGAGGAACTCTTTAGATATCAATATACAAGCCATGATGCCGATGCTGTAAATCAGGTCGATCATTTCATTAATATGATCGTGAATACGGTAAGGCAATCCGAATTACCTATTTACGTGGTAATTACAATGCGTTCGGATTTTATCGGAGAATGTTCACCCTATCAGGATCTTACTCGCTTAATTAACGATGGTCATTACCTTATACCAAGGATGACCCGCGATGATTTTCAGAAAGCAATAACAGGCCCGATTGCTGTGGGTGGTGGAACAATAACGGATCAACTAGTACAACTCCTTCTCAACGAAATGGGGAATAATCCCGATGAACTTCCTATACTCCAGCATGCATTAATGCGTACATGGGATTATTGGACTTATAATAATTTAACTAACAACCCAATAGGACTTAATGAGTATGAAGCAATAGGTAGGCTCGAAAGGGCTCTTTCCAATCATGCCAATGAAGCCTATGATGAACTCAATTTTGAACAAAAACATATCTGCGAAATAATTTTCAAATCACTAACCGAAAAGGGTGCTGACAATAGAGGAATTCGAAGACCCACAAGTGTTACTGAATTGGCTCAAATTGCGGAAACTAACAATCAAGAGGTTATTAAGATAGTTGAGATTTTTCGCAGAAAGGGTAGAACTTTCCTTACTCCTCCCCCAACCATTGAATTGCAATCCGATTCGATGATTGATATCTCCCATGAAAGTTTAATGCGAGTATGGGATAAATTAAAAGCTTGGGTGGAGGATGAATCTACTGCAGTTAAAATGTATAATAGGCTTGCTGAATCAGGTGAGCAGTTCCATCAAGGGAAAACTGGACTTTGGGGCCCTCCCGATTTACAACTTGCAATTAACTGGCGAGAAAAACAAAAACCTAATCTTGCATGGGCTGTTCGATTTAATCCTGCATTTGAAAGAACAATGGTTTACCTCAAAACTAGTGAGGAGGAGTATATTGCCGAGGAGGAGAATAAGATACGTTTACAAAAGCGAGCATTAAGGCGATCAAGAATAGTTGCTTTAGTTTTAGGTTCAGCTGGAATGATATCAATAGGTTTAGGATTACTAGCATTTATTCAAAAGCAAGGAGCTTTAAAATCCGAGGCAAGAGCAAAAGAACAGGAAAAAATAGCCGTAGAAAATGCAAATAAAGCTGAGATTCAGAGAATAAAAGCTGACTCAAGCGCCATATATGCAACATCCCAACAAAAAATTGCTGAACAACAAAAGCAATTGGCTGAACAGGAGAAACAAAACGCTGAAATAAATGCTAATGAGGCACAAAAACAAAAGACTAAAGCTGAAGAGCAAACAATTATTGCACAGGAAAAACAAAAATTAGCAACCGAAAACGAGAAGAAAGCAAAAGAAGAACAAATTAAGGCCGAAATAGCCAGAAAAGAAGCTGATAACCGTAAAATGCTTTCAATTGCCCAATCTATGGCGGTTAAAAGTGAGCAAATGCGCACTGATACATTGCTTAAAGGGTTGCTAGCTTTTCAAGCATTTAGCTTTAATAATGATTACAACGGTGTATCTTATAATCCCGATATTTTTAAATCAGTTTATACCGGATTAAAATTTTTCAAAGGTGTTAATTTTAACATATATCAAGGGCATACCAGTTTTATTAAAACTTTAGTTCAGGATAAAGAACGAATAATTTCAGGTAGTAGCGATGGTCAAGTTATTAGCTGGAATCTCAACGATAAAACCTCAACTGTATTATTATCAAATCAACCTATTGTTAAAAAATTGATTATAAAAGATCAAACCATATTATGTTTAACCAATAGCAGTATTGTTAATTATGATTTAAATAGCAAAATACCAGATATTTATAATCTACAAAATGCAGATGTAAAAGACTTATTTATTACAAAGGGGGGGAAATATCTGTTAGTTTTAAATCAGAGTATCATAATTACAGATGATTATAAAAACCAAGGTGTTGAATTTTATAAAGTAGATTCAAAGATCAATGCTGTGAAGTATGATTTTAGTACAAGTAATCTTTTTGTTGCACTATCGGATGGTAAAATATTTTACTGGAAGAACTTCCAATCAGAGCAAGAGAAACCTATTCTTTTGGCTAATATTCCTGATGGAAACTGGGGTGATATTAGCTTTAATGCTCAGAAAAACATTATTGCTGCTGGAACTGCAAATAACCAAGGAGTGATTTACTTATGGGATTTCACTAATGGTAATCAAATATCACTACTTAGAGGACATACAGCAAAGATTACAGGGATTTGTTTCTCTTCAGATGGATCTCTTATGGCTTCAGCAAGTTATGATAAATCAGTTAGACTCTGGCACATGGACGATTTGAGAACTTTACCAATAGTTTTTGATGATCATGGATCATGGGTAACTTCAGTTATGTTTACAAAAGATGATAAAAATCTGATCAGCGGGGACAAAGACGGTAATATAAGGAGTTTCCCCACTGATGTTAATTCCTTAATTGTCGGTTTTTGTAACTTTCTATCAAGGCAACTAACTCAAAGCGAATGGCAAAACTATGTTGGTACAGATATACCCTATAAACCCACTAAATGCACTAATAGGTAATGAAACGAATTTTACTCATAACTTCTATTCTTTTCCTTGGCATATCGGCCATTAAATCACAAAATACATGTGCCGATCAACTCAAGGTGGCACAGCGAAGATTTGATGATGGACTCCTCGACGATATTCCACAACTTCTATCTAATTGTATGAAAGATGGATTTACCAAAGAGGAAAAAGCAAACGCCTATAAACTTCTTATTCAAACTTATCTTTTTAGTGAACAAACTGAAAAAGCTGATTTGGAAATGCTTAAATTTTTAAAGGAGTTCCCCAACTATTCAATTGCAGTTAATGATCCTAAGGAGTTTATCAACCTTTACAGCACATACCGAACGAAACCAATATTTAAAGTGGAGATCAAAGGAGGTTTTAATTTCTGTATGCCAAAATTTATTGAACCGTTTGGTGTTGGTAATACCTCAAAGAGCCACCCAGCCTACAAATCTAAACTTGGTTATAATGTTGAGGTTAACTTTATAAATAAACTATATAAGGATTTTGAGTATAGCATTGGGGCATCGCTGATACTTTCGAACTTTGATTACTCCAATAAACCATTTGAGTATTCTACTGTAACGGGAACATTTAAGAACAATTATTTAGGACTTCCAATTGCTGTGAGATATAATTATAAATTCAAAACAGTAAATCTATTTACCAAAGTAGGGCTTGAATTTGTGTATTTATTTCAATCGTCAGTAAATTTAACTCGCACAGATATAAACGTAGGAAGATCAGAGCCATATACTGGCATCGAAAATCTTTTATTATCACATAAAAAGTTTGATGTTAGACCATTGTTAGCTATTGGAACAGCATTGAAAGTAAGAAATGCTCAATTTCTGATTACTGCTGGGTTCAAATTTAGCACTAAAACTCAGTTAAATAGGCAGAAGACTTATTTGAATCCATTACTTCAAGAAAAATATTTCTTTGCCGAGGATGAGTTGTTATTAAATCAATCCTTTATATCATTTTCATACATCCGCCCCATTTATAAACCCAAGAAAATTAGGTAATATGAAGAGATCTTATTTCATATTTTTTCTAGCAATAATGCTTATTTCGTGTGAAAAACCAATATCGGAATTTCAATCAAAAAACTTTATTAAGTTTTTTGGAAGTGGCTTTGAAAGCAAGGGTAACGATGTAGTTGAACTATCCGATGGAGGCTATGTAATTACAGGTTATGATAAAGTAAATGCTTCGAATCAACAGATATTTGCAGCTAAGGTTGATAAAAATGGGAATTTGATTTGGAGTAATACTTATGGAAAAAGCGCAGCTAAAGAGGAAGGAAAAATTGTTAAAGAGGTATCCGATGGTTTTTTAATTGCTGGTATTTCCACCCCGACGAGTTCTAGCATTACTCATTCATTTATTATGAAGGTCAACACGTATGGTGATTCGCTTTGGTATAAAGAATTTCGCGATTCTACCTATAGCATTGTGGTTAATGATATTCTTGTGACTAATAGTAATATTTATATTGCTGGTCAATCCTATAAATCGGATGTAAGCAAAACAGATTTTTACAGAGCAAAGTTAGATACTTCAGGAAAATTCATCTACGGAAAATCAAGTTTTCTGGCATCTAACAGCTCTTATAAAAGAATCTTTCAGCAGCAAGACAATAATCTACTTTTAATCGGCACACATGGTGTAAACAACGTAATCTCAATGGTTACGGTAGATCAAAGTACGATGAACGAAACTAGTCCTATTAATACTGTAACTCCCAACGAAACCGCTGCTGATGCTATTCTCAATGGCGATAAATTGTATCTACTTATAAATAATAGCCAATCGGGTTTAAAATTATCAAAGTTAAACTCTGGCTATATTGAGGAATGGCAAACAGAAACAATAAGTTCAGTTGTAGGTAAATCAGTTGCCTATAATGAAGACGGGACTCTAATGATATGTGGTGAAAGCATTGATGATTTAGGCAATCCTTTAATAAACTTTATAAAGGTAAATGCTGATGGTAGTGTTTATTACGGACAACAATTCTATAGAACTTTTTATGGGACGATTGGAAGGGTAATGCAAACAAAAGATAAAGGGTTAATTCTGGTTGGAACAACTAATTCAACCTATGGAACAAATGTGCAGTTGATAAAGACTGATAAGGATTACTTTATGCTTAAAAACAATTAAGAAATAGGGCTATGAAACTCAAAAAACTTTTGATACTTATAGTAATAGTATCATTAAATTGCATCTCACTATTTGCAACTGAAACGCTTACACCTGTTCATATCCAATCAGATAATGCATCTTCAAGTTTAGCAAAAGTTGGTGATAATATTGCACTAACATTTACTTCATCAGGTGCAATTAGCAGTGTAGTGGTTACTATATCTGGACATAACATTACTGGGGGAAATTTAACAAACGTTGGGAATAATTGGACTGCTACATATACAATGGTAGGAGGAGATTCCGAAGGAGCCATTGCTTTTACTATAGATTATACTGAAATGGTAGCACAAGTAACAAGTACAACGGATGGAAGTTCCGTAACATTCGACAAAACATCCCCCGCTGCACCAACCATTTCAGGTATCTCGGCAGGTTATTTCAGCACCAATCAGACCTTTACAGTTAGCGGCGAGGCGGGTGCTACTATTGAGTACTCAACTAATAATGGGGGCTTATGGACTTCATACTCTGGCGCAGTAACTCTATCGGCAGAGGGAACATACAACGTACTTGCTCGTCAAACCGATCAAGCAGGAAATGGTCCAACAGCATCTGCGGTTATCACCCTAACCATAGATAAAACAGCCCCTACTGCCCCAACCATCTCAGGTATTTCAGCGGGTAGCTATAACACCGATCAGATTTTTACGGTCAGCGGCGAGGCTAGTGCTACCATAGAATATTCAACCAATAACGGGGGACTATGGACGGCTTACTCTGGCGCAGTAACCATATCGGCAGAGGGAACGTACAACGTATTGGCACGCCAAACCGATCAGGCAGGAAATGGGCCAACAGCATCTACAGCAATCACCCTAACCATAGATAAAACAGCCCCTGCAGCACCAACCATCTCAGGTATTTCAGCGGGCAGCTATAATACCGATCAGATTTTTACGGTCAGCGGCGAGGCTAGTGCTACTATAGAATACTCAACTAATAATGGGGGCTTATGGACTTCATACTCTGGCGCAGTAACTCTATCGGCAGAGGGAACATACAACGTACTTGCTCGTCAAACCGATCAGGCAGGAAATGGGCCGATAGCATCTGCGATAATCACCCTAACCATAGATAAAACAGCACCTGCAGCACCAACCATCTCAGGTATTTCAGCGGGTAGCTATAATACCGATCAGATTTTTACGGTCAGCGGCGAGGCTAGTGCTACCATAGAATATTCAACCAATAACGGGGGACTATGGACGGCTTACTCTGGCGCAGTAACCATATCGGCAGAGGGAACGTACAACGTATTGGCACGCCAAACCGATCAGGCAGGAAATGGGCCAACAGCATCTACAGCAATCACCCTAACCATAGATAAAACAGCCCCTGCAGCACCAACCATCTCAGGTATTTCAGCGGGCAGCTATAATACCGATCAAATTTTTACGGTCAGCGGCGAGGCTAGTGCTACCATAGAATATTCAACCAATAACGGGGGACTATGGACGGCTTACTCTGGCGCAGTAACCATATCGGCAGAGGGAACATACAACGTATTGGCACGCCAAACCGATCAGGCAGGAAATGGGCCAACAGCATCTGCAATAATCACTCTAACTATAGATAAAACAGCACCAAATGCTCCTTCTGTTACAGGTACTACACCAACCAACGATCAAACCCCAACATGGAGTTGGTCTGCTGGCGGAGGTGGTGGTAACGGGACATTTCGCTATAAACTTGACGATAGTGATCTTACCAGTGGCGCAACTACTACAACATCTTTAAGTTATACACCTGGTACAAATCTCACTGAAGCAAGCCACACTCTTTATGTTCAGGAACGTGATGCAGCTGGAAACTGGTCAACTAGTGGTAGTTTTGTAATTGTAATTGATATTACAACCCAAACTCCAACACTTACGTTACCCGCAAGCAATTCATTTATAAATAAAGATGTAGAAATAAAGTTTACTCTACCAGAAGTCGCCAAAAGTGGAACTGTAAAGATGACTTTCATAAGACCATCCGCTACTGATAGATCTGTTACATTCACATCTGATTTTGAAACATCTGGAGAGCATACCACCATGCTCAATGGTGAAGATCTTGTTAATAATATTCATGTTGCATCGGGGAATGGAAATAATTATTTATACGATACAGGTGTTTATAGCATTAAAATTGAATACCAAGATCTTTTAGGAAACCCTGTTTCCTTTGTAACAAATACAAATATCCAATATGGTTCAACGAAACCTACTCCTAGTTTTCAAGCAATTTCATCTCCAAGAAATACAAGGGTAGGAATAGTGAACTTAGATTTCGATAAGTATGTAAAAGCCGCTCAGGTTACTTGGGACGACTTTACACTTACAAGAAACGGAACAACTAATGTTCCGCTTGATAATAGCCTTCCGTTTACTTTTACTCATGATTATGATTATGGTGGATGGTATTCAAATTCTTTCACATTAGACCTTACAGTCTATAACACATTGACCGATGGTAGCTACGAATTAAAGCTTAAAGCAACGGGTACTGGAATTAAAGATTTTTATGGTAACGATTTAATGTCTGGTGCAAATGTTATTTGGACAATGGATGCAACACCACCAACTTTAACCACAGTTCATATTCAATCCAATAATGCGAATCCTGCATTTGCTAAGCCCGGGAATGAAATTACGGTTAGTTTTACATCATCAGAAACCATTCAAACTCCAACTGCAACAATTAATGGGAATGTGGCATCAATCAGTTTTGTGAGTGGAAATAGTTGGACAGCAAAATATATAATGGTAAATGGTGATACTGAAGGAGATATTACATTTAATATTTCATTTCAGGATTTAGCAGGGAATAATGCCAACGTTACCTCTGTTACCGATGGGAGTTATGTTACTTTCTTGAAATCCGCACCAACATTATCAACAACAACCATAAAATCAAATAATACTAATATCGCTTTAGCAAAATCTGGAGATATTATAACCCTTGATTTCACTTCTGCAAAAGCATTAGCAAATGTTGTAGTTACTATTGCTGGGCATACTGTAATAGCAACAGGTAGTGATGGCGATAAAACATGGACTGCATCTTATATTATGACAGGAACAGATGCAGAGGGAACTATACCATTTACAATTAATTTTACCGACAAACCTGGTAATGCAGGAGTACAGGTTTCTAACGCTTCTACTTCAGTAATATTTGATAGAACACTTCCAACATTAAGTTCTGTTAGTATTTCATCAAATTATGTTAATACTAATAAGGTTGGTGTTGGTGGCATTGTCACATTGACTATTACTGGATCAGAGAATCTTGTAATAAATGCTGGTGATATTAAGTTTGAAGGGAATAATGCTACTATTGCTGGATCGAATAATAGCTGGACAGCAACTTACACTATGCTATCTTCAAATACTGCAGGTATCGTTCCTTTCACTATTAAT
This window encodes:
- a CDS encoding SpoIIE family protein phosphatase, giving the protein MKQTTVFRQLIYNIVFPVVIALFILGLINFSTTRSILKESSKTRNFLISDEITQVLKFQDVTMSVLEDNLNPMLEQVSKKLIVNYFVSTENIATADLSHIRNELKLESKLYDLYIIDTNGVVVNTTFKKDLGLNFFSFGEEHKALIKRIFNEGQFKSEKFTIEAKTRRLKKYTYQPTLDGKYIIELGIYSSTADQIVNIIKETLEELSVKEKSIVSAELFMNADNPFSLTKMDQLDPNEKEFIKQRFTNKDSSLVNKRIERRHLSYQYFYMNSENSDLYKGSVIRIVSDRTDEIRDEYFRLLSYVLIFIVVLVLIISLIYRKTRNITNPIRKLVTNVNRIADGNLSERAEVDGNNEITTLSQKFNVMIEQLEELYTDLDKKVKERTAQVVAQKEEIETQRDEIEKHRDQLAEQQKHIMDSINYARRLQYAILPTDEYIKELFPEYFIVFHPKDIVSGDIYWFNQLNGKRYFSAIDCTGHGVPGALVSMVGHNWLDYAVKDLKLERPIDILESLNVGVTATFKEKDEDGAVKDGMDIALCCVDYKTMKLQFAGAYNPAIIVRNNELIQLKGDKCPIGAFSRRAATGYTHQEIDIQTGDMVYVFSDGYADQFGGDDGRKFLMANFKKLLIEVSTLPVDQQKDKLEQTFFDWMKYESQLDDILVVGVKI
- a CDS encoding High-affnity carbon uptake protein Hat/HatR, which codes for MVTLTEQGAVTTKLINPFPGLRPFHTNEAHLFFGREGQSEEVLSNLSRNKFAAILGASGTGKSSLIYCGLLPILYGGFLHNGRSKWKVIITRPGSSPVDNLSQAIAETFSGSDDEEKIETDTLINRALLKRSSSGIINVINQYGVNPQENVLLLIDQFEELFRYQYTSHDADAVNQVDHFINMIVNTVRQSELPIYVVITMRSDFIGECSPYQDLTRLINDGHYLIPRMTRDDFQKAITGPIAVGGGTITDQLVQLLLNEMGNNPDELPILQHALMRTWDYWTYNNLTNNPIGLNEYEAIGRLERALSNHANEAYDELNFEQKHICEIIFKSLTEKGADNRGIRRPTSVTELAQIAETNNQEVIKIVEIFRRKGRTFLTPPPTIELQSDSMIDISHESLMRVWDKLKAWVEDESTAVKMYNRLAESGEQFHQGKTGLWGPPDLQLAINWREKQKPNLAWAVRFNPAFERTMVYLKTSEEEYIAEEENKIRLQKRALRRSRIVALVLGSAGMISIGLGLLAFIQKQGALKSEARAKEQEKIAVENANKAEIQRIKADSSAIYATSQQKIAEQQKQLAEQEKQNAEINANEAQKQKTKAEEQTIIAQEKQKLATENEKKAKEEQIKAEIARKEADNRKMLSIAQSMAVKSEQMRTDTLLKGLLAFQAFSFNNDYNGVSYNPDIFKSVYTGLKFFKGVNFNIYQGHTSFIKTLVQDKERIISGSSDGQVISWNLNDKTSTVLLSNQPIVKKLIIKDQTILCLTNSSIVNYDLNSKIPDIYNLQNADVKDLFITKGGKYLLVLNQSIIITDDYKNQGVEFYKVDSKINAVKYDFSTSNLFVALSDGKIFYWKNFQSEQEKPILLANIPDGNWGDISFNAQKNIIAAGTANNQGVIYLWDFTNGNQISLLRGHTAKITGICFSSDGSLMASASYDKSVRLWHMDDLRTLPIVFDDHGSWVTSVMFTKDDKNLISGDKDGNIRSFPTDVNSLIVGFCNFLSRQLTQSEWQNYVGTDIPYKPTKCTNR
- a CDS encoding PorT family protein; the encoded protein is MKRILLITSILFLGISAIKSQNTCADQLKVAQRRFDDGLLDDIPQLLSNCMKDGFTKEEKANAYKLLIQTYLFSEQTEKADLEMLKFLKEFPNYSIAVNDPKEFINLYSTYRTKPIFKVEIKGGFNFCMPKFIEPFGVGNTSKSHPAYKSKLGYNVEVNFINKLYKDFEYSIGASLILSNFDYSNKPFEYSTVTGTFKNNYLGLPIAVRYNYKFKTVNLFTKVGLEFVYLFQSSVNLTRTDINVGRSEPYTGIENLLLSHKKFDVRPLLAIGTALKVRNAQFLITAGFKFSTKTQLNRQKTYLNPLLQEKYFFAEDELLLNQSFISFSYIRPIYKPKKIR